A stretch of Tachyglossus aculeatus isolate mTacAcu1 chromosome 3, mTacAcu1.pri, whole genome shotgun sequence DNA encodes these proteins:
- the PGAM1 gene encoding phosphoglycerate mutase 1 → MAAYKLVLIRHGESAWNLENRFSGWYDADLSPAGHDEAKRGGQALRDAGYEFDICFTSVQKRAIRTLWTVLDAIDQMWLPVVRTWRLNERHYGGLTGLNKAETAAKHGEAQVKIWRRSYDIPPPPMEADHPFYSNISKDRRYADLTEDQLPSCESLKDTIARSLPFWNEEIVPQIKEGKRVLVAAHGNSLRGIVKHLEGLSEEAIMELNLPTGIPIVYELDKNLKPIKPMQFLGDEETVRKAMEAVAAQGKAKK, encoded by the exons ATGGCCGCCTACAAACTGGTGCTCATCCGCCACGGGGAGAGCGCCTGGAACCTGGAGAACCGGTTCAGCGGCTGGTACGACGCCGACCTCAGCCCCGCCGGCCACGACGAAGCCAAGAGGGGCGGCCAGGCGCTAAGAG ATGCCGGCTATGAGTTCGACATCTGCTTCACCTCGGTGCAGAAGAGAGCCATCCGCACCCTCTGGACGGTGCTCGATGCCATCGACCAGATGTGGCTCCCCGTGGTGAGGACCTGGCGCCTCAACGAGCGCCACTACGGGGGCCTGACAGGCCTCAACAAGGCGGAGACGGCCGCCAAACACGGCGAGGCCCAGGTGAAGATCTGGCGCCGCTCCTACGACATCCCGCCGCCTCCCATGGAGGCCGACCACCCCTTCTACAGTAACATCagtaag GATCGTCGTTACGCAGACCTCACCGAGGACCAGCTGCCCTCCTGCGAGAGCCTGAAGGATACGATCGCTCGGTCTCTGCCCTTCTGGAATGAGGAGATCGTCCCTCAGATTAAGGAGGGCAAGCGAGTGCTGGTCGCTGCCCATGGCAACAGTCTGCGGGGGATTGTCAAGCATCTGGAAG GCCTGTCAGAGGAAGCCATCATGGAGCTGAATCTGCCCACGGGCATCCCCATCGTCTACGAGCTGGACAAGAACCTGAAGCCCATCAAGCCCATGCAGTTCCTGGGGGACGAAGAGACTGTGCGCAAAGCCATGGAGGCCGTGGCTGCCCAGGGCAAGGCCAAGAAGTGA
- the EXOSC1 gene encoding exosome complex component CSL4, whose protein sequence is MGRLGPAGQGSAMAQAGRYCIPGERLCNLEEGSPGGGTYVRHGCIFASLAGCLISTNHNGSLPVVSVVREVDSQLLPDVGSIVTCKVSSINSRFARVHILYVGSTPLKNSFRGTIRKEDVRATEKDKVEIYKSFRPGDIVLAKVISLGDAQSNYLLTTAENELGVVVAHGEAGVRLVPISWCEMQCPQTHVKEFRKVARVQPEFLQT, encoded by the exons ATGGGGAGGCTCGGCCCGGCGGGGCAGGGGTCGGCCATGGCGCAGGCGGGACGCTACTGCATCCCTG gagaaCGCCTGTGCAACCTGGAGGAGGGCAGCCCCGGCGGCGGCACCTACGTCCGGCACGGCTGCATCTTCGCCTCCCTGGCCGGGTGCCTGATCAGCACCAACCACAACGGCTCG CTGCCGGTGGTGTCTGTGGTCAGAGAGGTGGATTCTCAGCTGCTGCCGGATGTGGGATCGATTGTCACCTGTAAG GTTTCCAGCATCAACTCCCGCTTTGCCAGAGTGCATATTCTGTATGTGGGATCCACGCCGCTCAAGAATTCCTTCCGGGGAACCATCCG GAAGGAAGATGTCCGAGCCACGGAAAAGGACAAG GTCGAAATCTACAAAAGTTTCCGCCCGGGTGACATTGTCCTTGCCAAGGTG ATCTCCCTAGGCGACGCTCAGTCCAACTACCTCCTGACCACGGCTGAAAACGAGCTGGGTGTGGTGGTGGCTCACGGGGAGGCAG gTGTCCGGTTGGTGCCCATCAGCTGGTGTGAGATGCAGTGCCCACAGACCCACGTTAAGGAGTTCCGGAAGGTGGCCCGGGTCCAGCCCGAGTTCCTGCAGACGTAG